A window of Gossypium hirsutum isolate 1008001.06 chromosome D13, Gossypium_hirsutum_v2.1, whole genome shotgun sequence genomic DNA:
AAAGTCCTCCTCCTTCCCCTAGTAACCAAGGATTCAAACTCTCTACCAAGTTCGTCATCCATGCCATCATTGCCATCATTGATTTGGGCCCTGCCTGTGATACGCAACTGTGAAGAACCTAAACCACCAATCAAGCCAAGCAAGATTGGACCCCAAAGTAAAAGATTGTTGGTTGAGCCTGCTGAATCGTTTCCGCCATTGTTGTTGTTGGAGTAAGGTGTTACGCTGGTGATTTCTTCAACAAATCCAGATTCACAAAATGGGCATTTGATCTCAGGTTCCATTGTTGGATTCACCATCTGAGAACAAATGTAACACCAATATCTACCTACTAGCATCCTATCCCCCATCTTTCTCTTTCAATCTACACCCAAAATTCACAACCAAATAAATAAGAATTAAAACCAAACATGGGAAGAAAAAAATATGACACAGAACTGAGAACCAAtagaattaaaaggaaaaatgatACTAGGAACAAGATTAAACTTGAATTGCTCAATGTTAAGAAcatgaagaagaaaataatacaattttaaaGAACAATAAGGCaaagatatatttttttaagaaactGAGATATAAATTATAAGAACATGATTAAACCAAACCAGGACTTTTTTTTGGTACCTTTCAGACAGAGGAAAAGGAAATGATATGAATTATTATGATATGAAAGAAATCATGAAGTGAGTTTTCGAGgtaaaaaagggaaaacaaaaaaTCTTTTGGAAGGTAAATTTTTGGGTTCAATAGTTATTTTACCAATCATTTTTTGGGGGTTCAAAAGTTAAATGTCAAAAAACAGTTAACTATTTAAATATAGAGTTTTTCTTACAATGAAAATATATAGGTCATATTGGTTGGTGGGATTTCAGTTTTTTGAAAGAAGATAATTTAGAACCTCTAATCTAACAGTTTTGGGATGTTGAAATTTCATCTTTCTTACCACTACAATTAACTCTTCTAAATTTCAAACCCTTCTTTCAActccaatatatatttttattaattttatagtttGATAGTCCATTTTATAATGATAACCCCAAATTTCAAATTGATTTAGTTTAATATGGGTTTTCTCGGTCAAAATGATGCTTTGATTGGGTTTAGATATATATTTGGCTATGTATGCTTTTTAGtatgtttttgattttttttgaatctgTTTTGAATAGGTGAAAATGGTTGGATTTGACATGTAAGAAATGGTGTTTGAAATGACCTGTTGTTGAAGTCATTTTGGTTGCACACGACTTGGGACACGGTCtaccacacggtcatgtgccttATTGATTTATAGGTGCAGGTGTTCCACACGGCTTGGAGACATAGCCGTGTGCCCCTAACTTTGAACTGTACACAGTTTGGCCACATGGCCGGTGGcccatgttttcaaaatttttcacatTTTGTTTCAGATTAGTAATTGTttgtttccaaactatttttaaggtttCACGGACCTACTTAAGTTCCGTTTTCACATATatgctttgaatattgatttatgatgattaaattgagctcagaattttattattatttataattgaactaaaattttgaaaatgttgcaaATTAATCCTTGTTAAATTCTGGACGGTATTGAAGCATACATAAGCCCATATATGATCTGAGAAATGGCGTATTTGTTAATCATAAATTGAATTGACTATGTTTGGatgttttttgttaaatttgagcAATAATTATTGTTAGagttgtgacccaaattcttattaaaataaaatacaagtggtaAGATAGGGGATATACGAGGGCGAAGCCCGAAGGCCGAAATTTACTTCCCCtgttttatattgatttgaataaggtgtttcaaccttactCCTTTACTTTTGTtagatgttgattagaataatgtTTTTCTAACTCTATAAATAAACGTAGTCTATACtccttgtaatcattcgaattcgacatagtaaattttcttctcctctgcccgtgagtaaattttcttctcctctgcccatggtttttttcccaaaagacttcccacgtaaaatttgtatattctattttttctttattttctttgcgatacattgacattcattttattttaacaattatGCATTTATGAAGTATTCTTTGTTTTTTTAGATAATCAATTTGATTTAATGTGTTCTGTTACGGTTACGACTGTAGCATTCCATAACTTGGGTCCGATGACCGGACCAGGTTATAAGTGTTACAAGGGAAGCTACGTATCCCACGTTGTTTGGGCAGATACATAATGGGATAAAATAGTACACATACTTAATTTGTAAGGCGACAAAGTGGTAGCCAAAAGTTTGGGTAGACCGACTAGAGTCTTCATGGGAGAAAATGTCAATCCAAGGCTGAATGATCAATAGAGTCTACCAAAGAATAGCGAAGTGCGGAAGTCTTTCAAGACCATGAAACACAGTAAATATCTTGTTGATCTACCAAAGGTAGAAACCTTTAAGAAATACCGGAGCAGTAAATAGTATGTCGGGTACCACATATCTAATGGAGCATCTTAGAGGAATGGGCTGAAAGAGTAGGTACCATGGTGCTGCAGTGTGGGCATTAATTCTCCAAAGAAGTGAGGGTATTATATTCTGGTAATGACAATAGTTATGACAATTACTTGGGTAAATGCCAAGTGTCGCCAGCCAGAAGTAATACATACGAGTATCAGGGATGTGGAATATTGAGAGATAGGGAGGGAGAGAGTTCCATGAGGAACATGGTTAGGAATAAAACAGGGTCTAAGTATGCTAATAAACGACTTAGAGGGCACAAAGCATGAGCCTTTTCAACTAAGTTCACGAATTCCCCTATGAAATTCAGGGAGTTAAATTTTGAGCTAGCAATCTAAATTTCTTAAGATTTATGTCGCCTTACTCGCAAATTTGTGTATAGATTTCACTAAGTTCTCCCGAACTTATAAAGTGGTTGCTTGAATGCAAATTtaataaagaatcagaaaaaTCAAGAGGAACCAAGCCAGACTCCGCTAGACTTAGGTAATGCGAGGTAGGTATTCATGTATATAGAAGGGCATTCACAGGGACCACACCTCAAGGTTGAAGTTGTCTTAGTCTAAATGGGATCATATTGTAAAATGTAAATAACTGTTAGATCATTTAAAAGAATCAGGTTGTAAGAAATTGGAACTAATATGATGTGTGTATagatttcaagaaaaaaattggAGGCATAATCTGTCTATGGATGTATTcagatttgaatatatatatgtgtgtgtgtgttatGTTATTTGGTTTGTTGTGGCATCTAATACCCCGACTTGGCAATCAGGTCAAGTAAAAGATGTTACactttcaataaattttaaaatcttattttgttttactttaaaaaatattgttttatttgtatttaataaactattctcatcaaattcacatcaacataaaatggaaattagtttaaaataaaatcaatggcTTTCATAGATAAAAATTATAGGTTAAGgacttatttaactacaaaaatgaTATAAAGGCTTGTTTAAACAAAAGTATAataatttaaggattttttttaatatattaacaatttataaactataaaaaatattttgattctaCCAAAACAAATCTCAAAATTAGTTATTCCATGAAAAATACTTGACTTGTGGGTTCCATAAATCCCTTTTATGTTTTGtccaaaaaatcaataaaatgataaatcttattaataacaaaaataatacacACTCGTCCACAACATATATCGCGCGACAGAGTATAGCCGGTGGAGATGATTGGATCAGGCCCCTCCCTATAGAACGTGAAGAACAGAAAAAGAAGATTTTCGAAATTGGATCTTTTAAAAAAGTCGacgattttcttttttttatataacgaaataaatcattaaaatctaattttttgGACCAACAGTAATTAGATGTTGAAAACCTTTGGGACAATATTCAATTATGTAGCTATAAGAGTAGAAAAGAGAAATTTgtataaaaaggatttaatttgTTTAAGAAGATGACCCATAATTGTTGAAATGATATCTCTTTACGTAAACCATAATTCCAATttggtttaattaaaaaaaataaggtttGTGCCTCAGGGGGGGTTGTGTTTGTCAACATAATTAATGCTGTGTGTGCAAGTTGAGGGGTGATTCCTATAGTTAGTGCTATACTCTAAGTAACCTGTCGCAGGGTATTGGCAGCTCCTAAAAGACGGTTTTTTGGGTTGTTGTTGAAAAGGGTTTTAACCCTACATTTATTGATTGCAATCACTATGGCACTcttttttctaaataatatacaaaattattattGGCTAGCATATCATGTGCTATGCACAAGGTTCAAACGTAGTCATATCCAAATAGATGGCTCAAAAACAatatttagataataaaaaaagaagtaaTCAAATCAAAGCGAATAAATGTGTTAAAAGTGATTGAAGAAGGTTGAAAATACTAGAGAAGATCCattgtaaaagaaataaaaaaatatggtaTTTTTCACTTGAAGTGGAGGACCAGGAGCTAGTTGGGATTACGGGTGAGCAAAATTCGTTTCGATTCGAAAAAAGTTTAAATCTCGAGTTAATTGAATTATTCGAGTCGactcaaataagtaattcaagtttcgatttcgaatcgagttgaattttgCAATTCGAATAATATATTGATGTAAATATCATTTTGGTCACTATCAAGTCTGAAAATATGGAAATTGATTTCTCtatcaataaaaattacaaaaaatcaaaatatttataaaaatttcaaattttatatatttaaaaaattataaaaatttcaaaaaaattctaaaaaatatataaagaaagttaaaaaatttaataaaagttagGATAATAATTTTGAGACTAAATAAGTTaataatgattcaagtttattatactaaagaattttttattttgctttgaaaaagtttttcaATATATacgatttcaaatttatgtgctctaacatgtaattaattataatgtaacaagattttaatttatcatatttaaatttttaatttaactcaaacaattttactcgattcgattcgatttgatttaaaaaagttttaaagcaaattaagatgataaaataatactTTACAActccataaatttaaaattttttaactcagaTTAATTCAAATGCTGACACTAGaggtaggggtgagcattcgatcgaattgaatcaaatcaaatcgaaaatttttgagttaatcgagttttcgaatctcattttatcatcctaactttatttgaagttttctcgaatcgagtcgagtgagatggaattcgaattcaaatcaaatcgaatatatttgttcgagttaaattttaaaaaataattttgggtccttgtaaccattgtcacccatcgtaataaaatgtgtccacattaatcaaattttttattaactttcatcacctcataatttatttattaattttttatataatggttagcttctttgtttgcttagttgtttcaattatcttcagattcttgtcactatgtattttggaattaaaaaatatattaaatgtaaagatataatttttaataaaagttattttaaaaataaaatgtgaaattgatacaaatataaaattttaacacaaatattttatggcataattaatgattcaatttaatataaatattcaatatgactaaacaattcaatagtataaataatataaaatgtgaaatttaatttaataatataaatagtagatataaataaaattattactatttatgtttagtgatttttttctggataattttaattttttatttgagagtaaatggtgataagtaaaagtttaggggaaaacaaaaagttttgggaataaaagtttgagggaaaataaataggagagagtaaaattttggagggaaaatattaaaaaaaaattggaggggggagggtttggggtagatgtgataggggtgtgcataattcgggtaaaatcgaaaaagttcggttaaccgaccgaattcggttaatcggtcggttaaccgaccgaattcagttaatcggtcggttaaccgaattttttagGTCGggattcggttaatttttttatgatttttcggttaacggttaattcagttcgaaaccggtcggttaaccgaaatttttcagtttaaccgaaaaaattaataaataaaattatccaacccagcTCAAACctaattacccaacccaataaaactaaaactaaagtttacccaattacccaatccaataaaactaaaactaaaagacaacccaatttactaaagtctaaaacctAATTTacgttaataatttataaattttttaaattttaaaaaataaaaaattcgggTAATTCAGATATTTTTcagtaattcggttaattcggttaattcgattaattcgggtaattcaggtaattcaggtaatttttaaccaaaaataaaaaatacataatttttggttaattcggttaaccgaccttattaaccgaaaaaatttcagttcggttaatttttaaaaaaaaagaaatcggttcggttaacggttaaaaattttggaaggtcggttaattcggttatagtaatttcgggtcggttaaccgaatgaacacccctagatGGGAGGTGGGAGGTGGGAGGTGGGAGGTGGGAtaggaagagaataaaagttttaggggaaaagtagGAGGGAGTAAACATTTTagggaaaaataaaaggttttgagggattttgggagtaaaattttgagaaaaagtaaatgaaagagtgaaattttggtgggaaatagattttggatagattggggggttgggaggggaggagggtaaaagttttggggagaaagagggaaggagtaaaagttttgagggaaaagtaaaaatgtttgagagtttagggtaaaaatgtaaaatattatagtttgatattcgaattattcgagttattcgaatttgaaaactcaactcgattcgaactcgaaattcgaaaaaaaatttgagttgattcgaataactcgattaactcgaataactcgattcctttaactcaaaattcgaattttttcaattttttcgagtaGAATCGAGTTTTTATCATCGGTTGCTGACGAGGCAGTTGGTGGGGAGAAATAGGATCATGTGCGGACTCCCCCACTAATTCCTTGTCGTTTTCCGTCTTGATCATATTACTACTAGGTACTAACcaaggaaagagaaaaagaaagaaagcgtGTCGCCTCTCGCTGTCGCAGTTGCCTTGCCATATCTCTCTCTATAGGCTGATAAGCACACCAAACTCCCCATAATTAATATATGCATAACCCATAATTAATATATGCATAACCCATAATTAATATATGCATAACCCATAATTGTTcaaattatatcttttatatatctCCTACAACATTAATCTCTGTTTACTTTTACGCAAAACATATTTTCAATTGTTTGTGCCTACACCCAGGCCAACGTGGCTGCTCAGGATTCACTGTTGGAAAgggactaaatttttattttcaatttttaatgtgaatttttattaaatttttattttcaatttttaatgtgaatttttattttcaactttttaagtCTTTTGATTTATTGCaggcaaaaaataaataaataaaaggagctcaattttttttatttttttaatttattgtattatattttataaaatttttaaaaaatatttaatttattatttcaccCATGGAGAAAAAAATATGAAGAGTGCGTCTAATATTAGGGGTTGTGTTATCATCAACACAATTTCTATAAAATTAATGCAAAAATCAAACAACTAAACTAAAGCATAAAGAACaattaaagagaagaagaagaagaaaaatgcagGGGCAGAAGAATTAAAAGAGGAACAAGTTGAAGAAAAAAGGAGTATTCTAACTTTTGGTGAAGACTTTCAACTTTTTCATACTcttttttaagttagaaatattGTTTGGCTATGCTTTACAAAAATCCATCTCAAAACCTCACCTAAACTAGACCTTAGTGCTATATTCAAACTCCTCCTAGGGCACTCAAAGCAAGCTAGTATCATGAAACTCGCATGTCGGTTGCTAAAAAGGGTTTTAATCCTAAATTCTCATGTCCTTTTCCGTCTTTTACCATTTCTACTAAtctaggaaagaaagaaagaaccaAAAACAGAAAGCGCGTCGATTTTGTTTTggatcagaaaaaaaaaaccccctATATAATAAGCACACCAAACTCCCCATCACAACTATCCAACACCACACTTCTTTCAGCTTTTCCTTTGTGTTCCTTTTCCAGAATCTTTGTCTCATACTCCTATGGTTAGATTTCTATTTCAGCGGTTTcagtttcttttcctttttctttagctTTTTATTCATTTACCATCTATAGCAACTACATTAATGAGGTCTTAGATTTTGTTAATGGATGaagtttcttggtttttttttttttaaatcaaacagGATAATCAAGATGTGATTATGGCTATGGCTGTGGAAGCTGCGTTGAAATGGAACAGAAGGGAGAAAAGGCAGATGAGAAAGTTGCAAAGGGCTGTTCGAGAGAAGGATAGGGAGCGTGCGTCGCTTAAGAGAAAGAAGGAGGACATGGTTGCTAAGGAAGCCGCCAAGCAAAAAGTTGTTGATGAGTTCATGCCCTTCTTTGTTGCAATTGCGAATAACGACATGGAGACTGCCCAGAATTTTGACGAGACAGCTATGATGAATACTATTCGCACTACGTTGAACGATGGCGAAGGTCACGCCGGCCACAATGCCGATTAAAAAGAAGCATGAAGGAAAGCAAATTTAGAACTAGTTTCTTTGCATGAAAAACCAGTGGCTTATGGACGTTTTGTTTATTTTGGGAGTTCAGGACTGTTTGATGTTTCTTCGCTTTTTTTGGTCTCTtctatgtttttctttttgtagGGTCTTAATGTTGTCTCTTCTATATTGTAGTTCTCGAAAtaagagaataaataaaataacattctgAAAACGTGCCCTTAGTTGTTCTTTTATTGATCTTAAAAGGGTTATTTGAGATTATTTCAGACGTTGACCAAGAAAAGCCTAAGAGATAATggtgaaaaaaagaagagaggcAGAAGCTTGATGAAGATGGTCATGGGGCAAGGGATCAGACAGAATATAAAGTTTCTGGGTCTTTTGCAAGAACAAAAGGAGATGAGGTAAAGCTATATGCAATAAATGGGCATAGGTAGATTCACATGTGAAATTCTTGTTGTGGATTGCTTTGCTGCCTTTCAACACAAAGCTTCAGATATTGAACTAGTATCTTTGTAATTGCTTTGCTTATGGTGGTGAAATTTTGGTTACTTGCCACAGGGTTTTCCACTTATAAATCTTTGGTGTGCTTCGACTTTTCTGCTGATTTGTTGTTTTGGGGTCAACTGATTTGGTTGGATCTGTCAGTAATCTGTAAATCTTGTGCTGATTTATTTTCTGGGTATCATTGTGTTGGAATTTCAGTTTTGAGGTGGTTCAATAGAACCCAACAAGATACTGCTCCCAAATGCAGTTTTCTCAATATCAGATGAAAATGTTAAATCTGCAAAGAAATTATGGTGTGTTGAATCTCTTGGCCAACTATCTTCAATATCCTTGATGGGAAATCCAATGGTTTCACTGTTAAAACTTTGAATTCTCATGTTTAGAAGCTATATACATACAACTCTATCATGAAATTTGTTTCTTGAATTGGCCTCCCATTAAAGTTTATTGAAAATTTCTTAACCCGGTCTAAATTTGGTGCTATATGCACTTGGAGGGTTCATGGCAAGAACTATTCATGCTACATTTGACTGGAATTTGAGTACGAGAATCACATCTAATACAATTCTGTTTAGTGTTATTCTTATGTCGATGTGCATTAATGTTAttctttttcatgtatttggattctatatgtatatattagggAAAGAAATAATTAGAGTTAAATAGAAATGTACTTTCAAATGCTCTTGGTTTTGTTCATGATTGTGTTTTTACAAAAATTGGAGGCTGGAAATAGAAACTGTTATCCTCGAGAGGAGAAGGTGTCGGTGAAACTTGTGGTAACTATAGTGTCTGAAAATGCTTCGAGCTATCTTAGGATTTTCTGACTGTGATGAGTcgctttttaattttcttatctttttttcAACTGCTCACCCATTATTGATTCCGTATTCTTTTTAGCAAAGTAGGAATCCAGAAAATGTCTGTTCTTACCGATGGACAAATTTTTATTATCACGCCCTTGACGATTTGTTGTCACCACAAGTAGAAGTACATGCCTACtcttttaataaacaatttaatgtGCCTCTTTGCATAATCATAGTTGTAAGATCACTTTAGTCTCACAATctgtaaattaataattttttaaataatttatattaattatttaattaacttgaattaagttatctatttaatttaatgcttgtaataataatttattctCAAAAACTACTAATCGATTGCACCATCATTAAAGACGATACCAACATTAACCATGAAGTAAGCTAGAGTTTtgcaataaataaaacaaagagagATGGTTGAATTGGGACTTGTATGGCTACCCATCCCAAAAAGTTTCTATCTAGTTTAAGCACttgatttttatgtattatttacatCAATCCTCAATTCTTGTTGGTTGTAATACATCATTGGCTCATAGGAGTTTTATTTACATAATTCGAAGATTTTCTTGTAACTTAGCCTATAAATAGGGATCTTAGGCCACCCCTTTTAATCATTgaataaatttgagatttttttttctctttttattgaaTGCCTGAAGCATTTTGTGAGAGTAAAAGtaattctcttttttctttttgttatttttgtgtgtttatttaCTTTCAAGACTCCTTTGTAagtttttatgttgttttaagtttgattgtccacgttttttattttttaatgttatgaTTTTAGTGGAATATGATTTTTTAGAATGTGATTATCGAGAAAGTTACTTTACAACGTTAGATATATATGTATTGATTAAAATCTCAAGAAAGTTATTTTACAACGTTTG
This region includes:
- the LOC121225151 gene encoding uncharacterized protein, with product MDNQDVIMAMAVEAALKWNRREKRQMRKLQRAVREKDRERASLKRKKEDMVAKEAAKQKVVDEFMPFFVAIANNDMETAQNFDETAMMNTIRTTLNDGEGHAGHNAD